A single Mustela lutreola isolate mMusLut2 chromosome X, mMusLut2.pri, whole genome shotgun sequence DNA region contains:
- the EFNB1 gene encoding ephrin-B1, with the protein MARPGQRWLGKWLVAMVVLALCRLATPLAKNLEPVSWSSLNPKFLSGKGLVIYPKIGDKLDIICPRAEAGRPYEYYKLYLVRPEQAAACSTVLDPNVLVTCNRPEQEIRFTIKFQEFSPNYMGLEFKKHHDYYITSTSNGSLEGLENREGGVCRTRTMKIVMKVGQDPNAVTPEQLTTSRPSKEADNTIKMATQAPSGRGSLGDSDGKHETVNQEEKSSPGASGGGSGDPDSFFNSKVALFAAVGAGCVIFLLIIIFLTVLLLKLRKRHRKHTQQRAPALSLSTLASPKGGSGTAGTEPSDIIIPLRTTENNYCPHYEKVSGDYGHPVYIVQEMPPQSPANIYYKV; encoded by the exons ATGGCCCGGCCTGGGCAGCGTTGGCTTGGCAAGTGGCTTGTGGCGATGGTCGTGTTGGCACTGTGCCGGCTCGCCACGCCGCTGGCCAAGAACCTGGAGCCCGTGTCCTGGAGCTCCCTCAACCCCAA GTTCCTGAGTGGGAAGGGCCTGGTGATCTACCCAAAGATTGGAGACAAGCTGGACATCATCTGCCCCCGAGCGGAAGCAGGGCGGCCCTACGAGTACTATAAGCTGTACCTGGTGCGACCGGAGCAGGCGGCTGCTTGCAGCACTGTGCTTGACCCCAATGTGCTGGTCACCTGCAATCGGCCAGAGCAGGAGATCCGCTTCACCATTAAGTTCCAGGAGTTCAGCCCCAACTACATGGGCCTGGAGTTCAAGAAGCACCATGATTACTACATTACCT CTACATCCAATGGGAGCCTGGAGGGCCTGGAAAACCGGGAGGGAGGCGTGTGCCGTACACGCACCATGAAGATCGTCATGAAGGTTGGGCAAG accccaaTGCTGTGACGCCTGAGCAGCTGACCACCAGCCGGCCCAGCAAGGAGGCAGACAACACTATCAAAATGGCCACGCAGGCCCCCAGCGGCCGGGGTTCCCTGGGTGACTCTGACGGCAagcatg agactgtgaaccaggaagagaaaagcagCCCTGGGGCAAGCGGAGGTGGCAGTGGGGACCCCGACAGCTTCTTCAACTCCAAGGTGGCATTGTTCGCAGCCGTTGGCGCTGGCTGTGTCATCTTCCTGCTCATCATCATTTTCCTGACAGTTCTGTTACTCAAGCTGCGCAAACGGCACCGGAAGCACACCCAGCAGCGGGCGCCCGCCCTCTCCCTCAGTACCCTGGCCAGTCCCAAGGGGGGCAGTGGCACGGCGGGCACCGAGCCCAGCGACATCATCATCCCCTTACGGACTACAGAGAACAACTACTGCCCCCACTACGAGAAGGTGAGTGGGGACTACGGGCACCCTGTCTACATCGTCCAGGAGATGCCACCCCAGAGCCCAGCGAACATCTACTACAAGGTCTGA